One genomic segment of Candidatus Atribacteria bacterium ADurb.Bin276 includes these proteins:
- a CDS encoding glutaredoxin 3 encodes MKKIMLYALSTCPFCTMAKKYFTNHQIIYDSVDVDLLKEDEKEKTISEVQKISGRRAFPVIVIDDEVIVGYDELRIKEALEK; translated from the coding sequence ATGAAAAAAATTATGTTGTATGCATTGAGTACCTGCCCTTTTTGCACCATGGCAAAGAAATATTTTACCAACCATCAGATTATTTATGATTCAGTAGATGTGGATCTTCTCAAAGAGGATGAAAAAGAAAAAACCATAAGTGAAGTACAGAAAATTTCTGGTCGACGAGCATTCCCAGTTATTGTTATTGATGATGAAGTCATTGTTGGATATGATGAACTTCGTATCAAGGAGGCTTTAGAAAAATGA
- a CDS encoding Ferredoxin thioredoxin reductase catalytic beta chain — MNAQEKILCPVCQVNFILKETKEAGKRIICPVCGAVLVMVLKQDQIVLERPKDISLEDEIRHRMDNFARFRGYHFNEMKEALVEGLLKKQQRFGDFYCPCRIDNVQDNVCPCIYTRQGDVEKNGRCHCGLFWK; from the coding sequence ATGAATGCCCAAGAAAAAATCCTCTGCCCAGTCTGCCAGGTCAACTTTATTCTGAAAGAAACAAAAGAAGCTGGGAAAAGGATCATTTGTCCAGTCTGTGGTGCAGTCTTAGTAATGGTTTTAAAACAAGATCAAATAGTTTTAGAGCGACCTAAGGATATCTCTTTAGAAGATGAAATAAGACATAGAATGGATAATTTTGCTCGATTCCGTGGTTACCATTTCAATGAAATGAAGGAAGCCCTGGTGGAAGGTTTGCTTAAAAAGCAGCAGCGATTTGGAGATTTCTATTGTCCTTGTAGAATTGACAACGTTCAAGACAATGTTTGCCCTTGTATTTACACCCGCCAGGGGGATGTTGAAAAAAATGGTCGGTGTCATTGTGGTTTATTTTGGAAATAA
- the nifU gene encoding NifU-like protein → MWNYTEKVKDHFLHPRNVGEIENPDAVGIIGNIVCGDALKITLKVDKKTHKIIDAKFQTFGCASAIASSSVLTELLKGKTIEEAQEISNQDIADYLGGLPEEKMHCSVMGREALEEAIKNYKGEIQPIELQEKIVCKCFNVSEEKIRKVAQENHLTTVEEITNFTKAGGACGSCLGEIEAILKDVWSIKEPIKIETSSPKKLTNLQKIALIQDILEREIRPRLQADGGDIELIDIEGNKVIVGFRAMCVSCPMGGITLKSIEDKLREVVGEEIMVVEE, encoded by the coding sequence ATGTGGAATTACACTGAAAAAGTTAAAGATCACTTTCTTCACCCACGTAATGTTGGAGAAATTGAAAATCCTGATGCCGTGGGTATTATTGGGAATATTGTTTGTGGTGATGCTTTAAAAATTACCCTCAAAGTAGATAAGAAAACTCATAAAATAATAGATGCTAAGTTTCAAACTTTTGGATGTGCCTCAGCCATAGCTAGTTCATCAGTTTTAACTGAGTTGTTGAAAGGAAAAACCATTGAAGAAGCCCAAGAAATTAGCAATCAAGATATTGCTGATTACTTGGGAGGTCTTCCTGAAGAGAAAATGCATTGCTCAGTTATGGGCAGGGAAGCTTTAGAAGAAGCCATCAAAAATTATAAAGGGGAAATCCAGCCTATTGAACTTCAAGAAAAAATTGTTTGTAAATGTTTTAATGTTTCAGAAGAAAAAATTCGTAAAGTTGCTCAAGAAAATCATCTAACGACGGTTGAGGAAATTACCAATTTTACCAAAGCCGGAGGCGCATGTGGATCTTGTCTTGGAGAAATTGAAGCTATTCTTAAGGATGTTTGGTCAATTAAAGAACCAATTAAAATTGAAACCAGTTCTCCAAAAAAACTCACCAATTTGCAAAAAATCGCCCTCATCCAAGACATTTTGGAGAGAGAAATTCGACCGAGGCTACAAGCCGATGGAGGTGATATCGAATTGATTGATATTGAGGGAAATAAAGTTATAGTAGGTTTTCGTGCCATGTGTGTATCCTGTCCTATGGGTGGGATAACACTTAAAAGTATCGAAGATAAACTCAGGGAAGTTGTTGGTGAAGAAATTATGGTGGTTGAAGAATGA
- the nifS gene encoding Cysteine desulfurase, giving the protein MNTLYFDNNATTQVAQEVLDSMLPYFRDYYGNPSSMHTFGGQVYRRIEEAREQVALLIGAEPDEIIFTSCGTESDNTAIMSAIETNPAKKHIITTKVEHPAVLNFCKNLGRKGYRVTYLPVDNKGRLEIESFLRAIDDDLAIVSIMYANNETGVIFPIEKIGHILKERKVVFHTDAVQIVGKLPVNVKDLPVDMLTLSGHKIHAPKGIGALYVRKGTRFYPYIIGGHQENGRRAGTENVAFIIGLGKACEIAAKSIQKEINFVKKLRDKLEKGLLNNCPDASINGDRENRLPNTSNISFEFVEGEAVLLRLNEYGICASSGSACTSGSLEPSHVLRAMGVRNTAIHGSVRFSLSRYNQEEEVNKVIEVMPGIIKDLRLISPFGRERLMGKRCST; this is encoded by the coding sequence ATGAACACTTTATATTTTGATAATAATGCTACCACTCAGGTTGCCCAAGAAGTATTAGATAGCATGCTTCCTTATTTTCGGGACTATTATGGTAATCCTTCCAGCATGCATACCTTTGGAGGACAGGTCTATCGAAGGATAGAAGAAGCCCGAGAACAAGTCGCATTGCTTATTGGAGCAGAGCCAGATGAAATCATTTTTACCAGTTGTGGAACCGAAAGCGACAATACTGCAATTATGAGCGCTATCGAAACCAATCCAGCAAAAAAACACATTATTACAACCAAAGTTGAACATCCGGCAGTTTTAAACTTCTGTAAAAATTTGGGCCGTAAGGGATATCGAGTAACCTACTTACCGGTTGATAATAAAGGAAGATTAGAAATTGAATCATTTTTGCGGGCTATTGACGATGACCTAGCAATAGTTTCAATTATGTATGCTAATAATGAAACCGGAGTAATTTTTCCCATAGAAAAGATTGGGCATATTCTTAAAGAAAGAAAGGTAGTTTTTCACACTGATGCGGTTCAAATTGTTGGCAAATTACCAGTTAACGTAAAAGACCTTCCAGTTGATATGCTTACACTTTCAGGGCATAAAATCCACGCACCCAAAGGGATTGGAGCTTTATATGTGAGGAAAGGAACCCGGTTTTATCCTTATATAATTGGTGGCCATCAGGAAAACGGACGTCGAGCAGGAACGGAAAACGTTGCTTTCATTATTGGTTTAGGGAAAGCTTGTGAGATCGCAGCAAAAAGTATTCAAAAGGAAATTAACTTCGTTAAAAAACTCAGAGATAAGTTAGAAAAGGGTTTATTAAATAATTGCCCGGATGCCAGTATCAATGGCGACAGAGAAAACCGTCTCCCAAATACATCTAATATTAGTTTTGAGTTCGTTGAAGGAGAAGCTGTCCTTCTCCGATTGAATGAATATGGTATTTGTGCTTCCTCGGGTTCGGCCTGCACATCAGGATCATTAGAACCAAGTCATGTATTACGGGCTATGGGGGTTCGTAACACGGCTATTCATGGCTCAGTGAGGTTTTCTTTGAGTCGGTATAATCAGGAGGAAGAAGTGAATAAGGTTATCGAAGTTATGCCGGGGATTATCAAAGACCTTCGGCTTATTTCTCCTTTCGGCCGGGAAAGACTAATGGGAAAAAGATGTTCTACTTGA